From a region of the Syngnathoides biaculeatus isolate LvHL_M chromosome 2, ASM1980259v1, whole genome shotgun sequence genome:
- the timmdc1 gene encoding complex I assembly factor TIMMDC1, mitochondrial, producing MHPERPTTGFTLWRQLADSALWGTLSTGPVQGLIQSARPPRFCLSLPRVHAADVASAQPGQMPSSPSSTRAVAPHPITASAIPNNIGKPEFPDTGWERLMDLFQKDATQSYPEEVTNVIKSGLVASIAGLIYGGLPAARHAKQRYIQLSQAELYTSRVEAVRLAHHAAIRGFVRYGVRWSWRVAAFVSLFNSVSTGLSVYRDKYTVGNFAAAGAVTGGVFRLNLGLRGLVAGTIIGAVLGIPTGALIISMHSLAGESARERRRRERREIYERKLAEWAARLELTDELIGDLNAASQAAETQQDLKKIQELLSLPQNVIQDSNSQ from the exons ATGCATCCAGAGCGACCCACGACAGGCTTCACCCTTTGGAGACAACTGGCAGATTCAGCCCTTTGGGGCACGTTGAGCACAGGGCCAGTGCAGGGCCTGATCCAGAGTGCCAGACCTCCTCGCTTCTGCCTCTCGCTCCCGAGGGTCCATGCAGCTGACGTGGCTTCTGCCCAGCCTGGACAGATGCCCTCGTCCCCCTCCTCCACCCGTGCGGTTGCTCCACACCCCATCACTGCCAGCGCCATCCCAAACAACATTGGCAAGCCAGAATTCCCAGACACGGGATGGGAGCGCCTTATGGATCTCTTTCAGAAAGA CGCGACCCAAAGTTACCCCGAGGAGGTGACTAACGTGATAAAAAGTGGACTTGTTGCTTCGATAGCGGGCTTGATCTACGGAGGCCTGCCAGCGGCTCGCCATGCTAAGCAGAGGTACATCCAACTGAGCCAGGCAGAACTCTACACTAGTCGTGTGGAAGCAGTC CGTTTGGCCCACCACGCAGCGATCCGAGGTTTTGTGAGATACGGAGTTCGATGGAGCTGGAGAGTTGCtgcatttgtttctttgttcaa TTCCGTCAGTACAGGCCTGTCAGTTTACCGGGACAAGTACACCGTCGGTAATTTTGCCGCAGCTGGAG CTGTGACTGGAGGAGTTTTCAGACTGAACCTGGGCCTGCGAGGCCTGGTGGCAGGCACCATCATCGGAGCAGTGCTCGG GATTCCTACGGGCGCCTTGATCATCAGCATGCACTCGCTGGCTGGGGAAAGTGCCCGAGAGAGGCGACGGCGAGAGCGCAGGGAGATCTATGAGAGGAAACTTGCAGAGTG GGCGGCCCGACTTGAACTGACAGATGAGTTGATAGGCGATCTGAATGCGGCCTCGCAGGCAGCGGAAACACAGCAGGACTTGAAGAAGATCCAGGAGCTCCTCAGTTTACCGCAGAATGTCATTCAGGACTCAAACAGCCAATGA
- the LOC133509878 gene encoding calsequestrin-2-like isoform X1 — protein sequence MRHVRPSLLCTLCLHFILLCVAEEGLEFPNFDGRDRVLDINERSYKKALRRFDLLCLFYHEPVTANKGLQKRFQMTELVLELTAQVLENKDIGFGLVDAQKDAKVAKKLGLQEVGSVYVFKDDRVIEFDGELSADTLVEFLLDVLEDPVEIINNAMELRAFERIEEDIRLIGYFKGEDLHYKAFQEASERFQPYIKFFATFDKAVAKHLSLKMNEVNFYEPFMEEPTVLPGRPLSEMDIVDFVNHHRRATLRKLRAENMFETWEDDMDGIHIVAFAEEEDPDGYEFLEILKDVARDNTNNPDLSIVWIDPDDFPLLTTYWEKTFNLDLFRPQIGVVNVTDADSVWLDMSDDEDLPTAEELEDWIEDVLSGRINTEDDDLEDDGGDFDGDFTEDSNESLDQDEDDLDD from the exons ATGCGGCACGTGCGCCCGTCTCTGCTTTGCACTCTTTGCCTCCATTTTATTCTGCTTTGCGTTGCAGAGGAAGGCCTGGAATTCCCCAACTTTGACGGCAGGGACCGGGTGTTGGACATCAACGAGCGGAGCTACAAGAAGGCTCTGAGGAGGTTTGACCTGCTGTGTCTGTTTTACCACGAGCCCGTGACTGCCAACAAGGGGCTGCAGAAGCGCTTCCAGATGACTGAGCTGGTCCTAGAG CTGACAGCTCAGGTGCtggaaaacaaagacattggATTTGGGCTGGTGGATGCGCAAAAGGATGCCAAAGTAGCCAAGAAGCTGG GCCTACAAGAGGTGGGCAGCGTCTACGTCTTCAAGGACGATCGCGTCATTGAATTTGATGGAGAACTCTCAGCGGACACTCTTGTGGAATTCCTCTTGGAT GTGCTGGAGGACCCAGTGGAAATAATCAACAACGCGATGGAGCTCCGAGCCTTTGAACGGATAGAGGAAGACATTCGCCTCATCGGTTACTTCAAAGGGGAGGATTTAC ACTACAAAGCTTTCCAGGAAGCCTCAGAACGTTTTCAACCTTACATCAAGTTCTTTGCCACGTTTGATAAAGCT GTGGCCAAACATCTCTCCCTCAAGATGAACGAAGTGAATTTTTACGAGCCCTTCATGGAGgagcccaccgtgctgcctggcAGACCTTTGTCCGAGATGGACATTGTGGATTTTGTCAATCATCACAGAAG GGCCACTCTGAGGAAGCTCCGGGCAGAGAACATGTTTGAAACCTGG GAGGATGACATGGACGGAATCCATATTGTTGCATTTGCTGAAGAGGAGGATCCAG ATGGCTATGAGTTTCTGGAGATCTTGAAGGACGTGGCCAGAGACAACACCAACAACCCAGATCTGAGCATTGTCTGGATTGACCCTGACGACTTCCCTCTG CTCACCACTTACTGGGAAAAGACCTTCAATTTGGACTTGTTCAGGCCTCAAATCGGTGTGGTCAACGTCACAGAT GCAGACAGTGTGTGGCTAGACATGTCCGACGACGAGGACCTGCCCACGGCAGAGGAACTGGAGGACTGGATTGAGGACGTCCTGTCCGGCAGGATTAACACGGAGGACGACGACTTGGAAGACGACGGTGGAGACTTTGACGGGGATTTTACTGAAGACAGCAACGAGAGCCTTGACCAGGATGAAGATGACCTCGATGACTGA
- the poglut1 gene encoding protein O-glucosyltransferase 1, with amino-acid sequence MECRCLWVFVLQLCILFSLCRADSLAIRDSISEAVQVYSRCNDANCSCHLGVLQQDLSPFRGGISEDVMASTVKRGVGTHYQIIGHRLYRERNCMFPARCSGVEHFILQVIDKLPDLEMVVNVRDYPQVPNWVQPPLPVFSFSKTSDYQDIMYPAWTFWEGGPAVWPIYPTGLGRWDLMRHDLKKSAAQWPWQKKESKVFFRGSRTSPERDPLILLSRDMPELVDAEYTKNQAWKSDKDTLGRPPAKEIPLVDHCQYKYLFNFRGVAASFRFKHLFLCGSLVFHVGDEWQEFFYPQLKPWVHYIPVKQDLSDVRELLEFVKDNDAIAEEIAMRGMEFILEHLQMQDVSCYWERLLTEFSRLLSYRPKRLNNYSQIVQKPGKTEL; translated from the exons atggagtgtCGCTGTCTGTGGGTCTTTGTGTTGCAACTGTGCATTTTGTTCTCGCTTTGTCGAGCAG ACAGCCTGGCAATAAGGGACTCGATATCGGAGGCTGTTCAAGTATACAGTCGATGTAACGATGCCAACTGCAGTTGCCATCTTGG GGTCTTGCAACAAGACTTGAGTCCCTTTCGCGGAGGAATTTCGGAGGATGTTATGGCTTCGACGGTTAAAAGAGGGGTGGGCACACACTACCAGATCATTGGACATAGATTGTACAGGGAGCGTAACTGCATGTTCCCAGCCAG GTGCAGTGGGGTTGAGCATTTCATATTACAGGTGATTGACAAATTACCTGACTTGGAGATGGTGGTAAATGTCAGGGATTATCCTCAAGTGCCCAACTGGGTGCAGCCACCCTTGCCCGTTTTCTCCTTCAGTAAG ACTTCAGACTACCAGGACATCATGTACCCAGCATGGACGTTTTGGGAGGGGGGTCCTGCCGTGTGGCCCATATATCCCACCGGACTCGGAAGGTGGGATCTAATGAGGCACGATCTCAAAAA GTCTGCAGCTCAATGGCCATGGCAAAAGAAAGAGTCCAAAGTATTCTTCAGAGGGTCACG AACAAGTCCAGAGCGGGACCCTCTGATCCTCCTTTCCCGAGACATGCCAGAGCTGGTGGATGCAGAATACACAAAGAACCAGGCCTGGAAGTCTGACAAG GACACTCTTGGGAGACCACCAGCCAAAGAAATCCCACTGGTTGACCACTGCCAGTATAA ATATTTGTTCAACTTCCGAGGAGTGGCGGCCAGCTTTCGCTTCAAACATCTCTTTCTTTGCGGTTCACTGGTGTTCCACGTCGGGGATGAATGGCAAGAGTTTTTCTACCCGCAGCTCAAGCCCTGGGTTCACTACATTCCGGTGAAGCAGGATCTCTCTGATGTCAG AGAACTACTGGAGTTCGTCAAAGACAATGATGCCATCGCAGAAGAAATTGCCATGAG AGGTATGGAGTTCATCTTGGAACACCTGCAAATGCAAGATGTTTCCTGCTACTGGGAGCGACTCCTCACAGAGTTTAGTCGGCTTCTCTCCTACCGACCCAAAAGACTGAACAACTACAGTCAGATCGTGCAGAAGCCCGGCAAGACTGAACTGTGA
- the LOC133509878 gene encoding calsequestrin-2-like isoform X2, with translation MRHVRPSLLCTLCLHFILLCVAEEGLEFPNFDGRDRVLDINERSYKKALRRFDLLCLFYHEPVTANKGLQKRFQMTELVLELTAQVLENKDIGFGLVDAQKDAKVAKKLGLQEVGSVYVFKDDRVIEFDGELSADTLVEFLLDVLEDPVEIINNAMELRAFERIEEDIRLIGYFKGEDLHYKAFQEASERFQPYIKFFATFDKAVAKHLSLKMNEVNFYEPFMEEPTVLPGRPLSEMDIVDFVNHHRRATLRKLRAENMFETWEDDMDGIHIVAFAEEEDPDGYEFLEILKDVARDNTNNPDLSIVWIDPDDFPLADSVWLDMSDDEDLPTAEELEDWIEDVLSGRINTEDDDLEDDGGDFDGDFTEDSNESLDQDEDDLDD, from the exons ATGCGGCACGTGCGCCCGTCTCTGCTTTGCACTCTTTGCCTCCATTTTATTCTGCTTTGCGTTGCAGAGGAAGGCCTGGAATTCCCCAACTTTGACGGCAGGGACCGGGTGTTGGACATCAACGAGCGGAGCTACAAGAAGGCTCTGAGGAGGTTTGACCTGCTGTGTCTGTTTTACCACGAGCCCGTGACTGCCAACAAGGGGCTGCAGAAGCGCTTCCAGATGACTGAGCTGGTCCTAGAG CTGACAGCTCAGGTGCtggaaaacaaagacattggATTTGGGCTGGTGGATGCGCAAAAGGATGCCAAAGTAGCCAAGAAGCTGG GCCTACAAGAGGTGGGCAGCGTCTACGTCTTCAAGGACGATCGCGTCATTGAATTTGATGGAGAACTCTCAGCGGACACTCTTGTGGAATTCCTCTTGGAT GTGCTGGAGGACCCAGTGGAAATAATCAACAACGCGATGGAGCTCCGAGCCTTTGAACGGATAGAGGAAGACATTCGCCTCATCGGTTACTTCAAAGGGGAGGATTTAC ACTACAAAGCTTTCCAGGAAGCCTCAGAACGTTTTCAACCTTACATCAAGTTCTTTGCCACGTTTGATAAAGCT GTGGCCAAACATCTCTCCCTCAAGATGAACGAAGTGAATTTTTACGAGCCCTTCATGGAGgagcccaccgtgctgcctggcAGACCTTTGTCCGAGATGGACATTGTGGATTTTGTCAATCATCACAGAAG GGCCACTCTGAGGAAGCTCCGGGCAGAGAACATGTTTGAAACCTGG GAGGATGACATGGACGGAATCCATATTGTTGCATTTGCTGAAGAGGAGGATCCAG ATGGCTATGAGTTTCTGGAGATCTTGAAGGACGTGGCCAGAGACAACACCAACAACCCAGATCTGAGCATTGTCTGGATTGACCCTGACGACTTCCCTCTG GCAGACAGTGTGTGGCTAGACATGTCCGACGACGAGGACCTGCCCACGGCAGAGGAACTGGAGGACTGGATTGAGGACGTCCTGTCCGGCAGGATTAACACGGAGGACGACGACTTGGAAGACGACGGTGGAGACTTTGACGGGGATTTTACTGAAGACAGCAACGAGAGCCTTGACCAGGATGAAGATGACCTCGATGACTGA